A genomic stretch from Megachile rotundata isolate GNS110a chromosome 1, iyMegRotu1, whole genome shotgun sequence includes:
- the LOC100874881 gene encoding lamin Dm0 isoform X2 — MSTKAAKKSTSTSGTSGQSPQFSTSTPIGQRPGSPLSPTRYSRLQEKQDLQNLNDRLACYIDKVRHLEAENSRLTREVQTTQETITREVSNIKSMYEHELSDARKLLDDTARERAKLEIDTKRLWDNNEELKSKLDKKLVDLQVAERNLLLYETRYNDLQSQFNQSQAERKKLAERERELEQEVEKLKALLEDTRKHLGEETLQRIVLENNIQSLKEDISFKDQIYQQELTETRTKRQIEISEIDGRLAEQYEAKMQQSLQELRDQYEAQMRANREEIELLYETKIKNLTAHAQRNSGAASLAVEELRQTRTRIDTLNQKINELEASNNALNARIRDLENLRENEKARHAESLASLEAELARIRDEMAQQLQEYQDLMDIKVALDLEIAAYRKLLESEEARLNIMPAQSSSSVSSSGRVTPSRHTPLRGGKRKRTLLEESEERSSTDYSVTGTARGDIEITEADPQGRFVKLTNKGNKEQGLSGWQIIRKAGSLETIFKFHRTAKIDAGANVLVWSADIGATHEPPSNIVMKGQKWFTADTMTTTLLNNEGEEMATSECKRQQLSTSLSRHRENLGFRPSEELHHQQRRYLYPY; from the exons ATGTCAACGAAAGCTGCTAAGAAAAGTACATCGACGTCGGGTACTAGTGGGCAATCGCCACAGTTTAGTACGTCAACGCCGATCGGCCAACGACCAGGAAGTCCCTTGAGTCCGACTCGTTATTCTCGTCTTCAAGAAAAGCAAGATTTACAAAATCTAAATGACCGGTTGGCGTGTTACATTGACAAAGTACGACATTTGGAAGCAGAGAATTCCCGACTTACGCGGGAGGTACAGACGACCCAGGAGACTATCACCCGCGAAGTATCCAACATAAAGTCTATGTATGAACATGAATTATCCGATGCAAGAAAATTACTGGATGATACCGCGCGAGAACGGGCGAAGCTTGAAATTGATACTAAACGACTATGGGATAACAACGAGGAACTAAAGTCCAA ATTAGATAAAAAATTAGTGGACTTACAAGTTGCAGAGAGAAATCTGTTGCTATATGAAACTCGTTACAATGATTTACAATCACAGTTCAATCAGTCACAAGCAGAACGTAAAAAGCTGgctgaaagagaaagagaactgGAACAAGaagtagaaaaattaaaagcatTATTAGAGGATACCCGTAAACATCTTGGAGAAGAAACTTTACAACGCATTGTTcttgaaaataatattcaaagtttgaaagaggatATTAGTTTTAAAGATCAAATTTATCAACAGGAATTGACAGAAACACGAACAAAACGACAG attgaGATCTCTGAAATAGATGGCCGGCTTGCTGAACAGTATGAAGCAAAGATGCAACAGTCTTTGCAAGAATTACGAGATCAATATGAAGCACAGATGCGAGCAAACAGAgaagaaattgaattattatatgAAACTAAGATCAAGAATTTAACAGCTCATGCTCAACGTAACAGTGGAGCAGCTAGTTTAGCTGTTGAAGAATTGAGGCAAACAAGAACAAGAATTGATACACTTAATCAGAAAATCAATGAACTTGAAGCATCTAATAACGCTCTTAATGCACGCATCAG agACTTAGAAAACTTACGTGAAAACGAAAAGGCTCGTCATGCAGAAAGTTTAGCATCTTTGGAAGCAGAATTGGCGCGTATACGTGATGAAATGGCTCAACAACTTCAAGAATATCAAGATCTCATGGATATCAAGGTAGCACTTGATTTGGAGATTGCTGCATATCGAAAACTTCTTGAATCTGAGGAAGCCag ATTAAACATCATGCCAGCACAATCAAGTTCGTCAGTATCTAGTAGTGGTAGAGTAACTCCTTCAAGGCACACTCCATTAAGAGGCGGAAAACGAAAACGCACTTTATTAGAGGAAAGTGAAGAACGTAGCAGTACTGACTACAGTGTAACTGGAACAGCCAGAGGTGACATAGAAATTACAGAAGCTGATCCTCAAGGACGATTTGTAAAACTTACCAATAAGGGGAATAAG GAACAAGGACTAAGTGGATGGCAAATTATTCGTAAAGCTGGTTCTTTGGAAACAATATTTAAGTTTCATCGTACTGCTAAAATCGACGCAGGCGCAAACGTTCTAGTATGGTCAGCAGATATTGGAGCCACACATGAACCACCATCAAATATCGTCATGAAAGGACAAAAATGGTTTACAGCAGATACTATGACAACCACACTCCTCAATAATGAAGGAGAA GAAATGGCTACTTCAGAATGCAAAAGGCAACAGTTGTCTACGTCTCTATCCCGACATAGGGAAAACTTGGGTTTCCGACCATCTGAAGAACTTCATCATCAACAG AGAAGATATCTCTACCCATATTAA
- the LOC100874881 gene encoding lamin Dm0 isoform X1 — translation MSTKAAKKSTSTSGTSGQSPQFSTSTPIGQRPGSPLSPTRYSRLQEKQDLQNLNDRLACYIDKVRHLEAENSRLTREVQTTQETITREVSNIKSMYEHELSDARKLLDDTARERAKLEIDTKRLWDNNEELKSKLDKKLVDLQVAERNLLLYETRYNDLQSQFNQSQAERKKLAERERELEQEVEKLKALLEDTRKHLGEETLQRIVLENNIQSLKEDISFKDQIYQQELTETRTKRQIEISEIDGRLAEQYEAKMQQSLQELRDQYEAQMRANREEIELLYETKIKNLTAHAQRNSGAASLAVEELRQTRTRIDTLNQKINELEASNNALNARIRDLENLRENEKARHAESLASLEAELARIRDEMAQQLQEYQDLMDIKVALDLEIAAYRKLLESEEARLNIMPAQSSSSVSSSGRVTPSRHTPLRGGKRKRTLLEESEERSSTDYSVTGTARGDIEITEADPQGRFVKLTNKGNKEQGLSGWQIIRKAGSLETIFKFHRTAKIDAGANVLVWSADIGATHEPPSNIVMKGQKWFTADTMTTTLLNNEGEEMATSECKRQQLSTSLSRHRENLGFRPSEELHHQQGNPQGEEFCCVM, via the exons ATGTCAACGAAAGCTGCTAAGAAAAGTACATCGACGTCGGGTACTAGTGGGCAATCGCCACAGTTTAGTACGTCAACGCCGATCGGCCAACGACCAGGAAGTCCCTTGAGTCCGACTCGTTATTCTCGTCTTCAAGAAAAGCAAGATTTACAAAATCTAAATGACCGGTTGGCGTGTTACATTGACAAAGTACGACATTTGGAAGCAGAGAATTCCCGACTTACGCGGGAGGTACAGACGACCCAGGAGACTATCACCCGCGAAGTATCCAACATAAAGTCTATGTATGAACATGAATTATCCGATGCAAGAAAATTACTGGATGATACCGCGCGAGAACGGGCGAAGCTTGAAATTGATACTAAACGACTATGGGATAACAACGAGGAACTAAAGTCCAA ATTAGATAAAAAATTAGTGGACTTACAAGTTGCAGAGAGAAATCTGTTGCTATATGAAACTCGTTACAATGATTTACAATCACAGTTCAATCAGTCACAAGCAGAACGTAAAAAGCTGgctgaaagagaaagagaactgGAACAAGaagtagaaaaattaaaagcatTATTAGAGGATACCCGTAAACATCTTGGAGAAGAAACTTTACAACGCATTGTTcttgaaaataatattcaaagtttgaaagaggatATTAGTTTTAAAGATCAAATTTATCAACAGGAATTGACAGAAACACGAACAAAACGACAG attgaGATCTCTGAAATAGATGGCCGGCTTGCTGAACAGTATGAAGCAAAGATGCAACAGTCTTTGCAAGAATTACGAGATCAATATGAAGCACAGATGCGAGCAAACAGAgaagaaattgaattattatatgAAACTAAGATCAAGAATTTAACAGCTCATGCTCAACGTAACAGTGGAGCAGCTAGTTTAGCTGTTGAAGAATTGAGGCAAACAAGAACAAGAATTGATACACTTAATCAGAAAATCAATGAACTTGAAGCATCTAATAACGCTCTTAATGCACGCATCAG agACTTAGAAAACTTACGTGAAAACGAAAAGGCTCGTCATGCAGAAAGTTTAGCATCTTTGGAAGCAGAATTGGCGCGTATACGTGATGAAATGGCTCAACAACTTCAAGAATATCAAGATCTCATGGATATCAAGGTAGCACTTGATTTGGAGATTGCTGCATATCGAAAACTTCTTGAATCTGAGGAAGCCag ATTAAACATCATGCCAGCACAATCAAGTTCGTCAGTATCTAGTAGTGGTAGAGTAACTCCTTCAAGGCACACTCCATTAAGAGGCGGAAAACGAAAACGCACTTTATTAGAGGAAAGTGAAGAACGTAGCAGTACTGACTACAGTGTAACTGGAACAGCCAGAGGTGACATAGAAATTACAGAAGCTGATCCTCAAGGACGATTTGTAAAACTTACCAATAAGGGGAATAAG GAACAAGGACTAAGTGGATGGCAAATTATTCGTAAAGCTGGTTCTTTGGAAACAATATTTAAGTTTCATCGTACTGCTAAAATCGACGCAGGCGCAAACGTTCTAGTATGGTCAGCAGATATTGGAGCCACACATGAACCACCATCAAATATCGTCATGAAAGGACAAAAATGGTTTACAGCAGATACTATGACAACCACACTCCTCAATAATGAAGGAGAA GAAATGGCTACTTCAGAATGCAAAAGGCAACAGTTGTCTACGTCTCTATCCCGACATAGGGAAAACTTGGGTTTCCGACCATCTGAAGAACTTCATCATCAACAG GGTAATCCCCAAGGAGAGGAATTTTGCTGCGTTATGTGA
- the CSN5 gene encoding COP9 signalosome subunit 5: protein MASTSSDQSTIAQKTWEMSNNVETISTVDEIYRYDRKEQQDILAAKPWEKDPHFFKDIKISALALLKMVMHARSGGTLEVMGLLLGKVAANTMIVMDSFALPVEGTETRVNAQAQAYEYMTAYIEAVKEVGRQENAIGWYHSHPGYGCWLSGIDVSTQMLNQNFQEPFVAIVIDPVRTISAGKVCLGAFRTYPKGYKPANEEPSEYQTIPLNKIEDFGVHCKQYYSLEVSYFKSSLDRRLLDSLWNKYWVNTLSSSSLLTNADYTTGQIFDLSDKLEQSEVALGRGFILGGTDPHDRSTVEKLIKATRDSCKTTIEIIHGLMAQIIKDRLFNQVGCNPVDSQQTN from the exons ATGGCAAGTACATCTTCTGATCAAAGCACTATTGCTCAAAAAACATGGGAAATGTCAAATAACGTCGAAACAATTAGTACTGTTGATGAAATTTATAGATATGATCGTAAAGAACAACAAGATATATTGGCGGCTAAACCATGGGAGAAAGA CCCCCACTTTTTCAAAGATATAAAGATCTCTGCATTAGCATTATTAAAAATGGTTATGCATGCTCGTTCTGGTGGTACTTTAGAAGTAATGGGTCTTCTTCTTGGAAAAGTTGCAGCAAATACAATGATTGTAATGGATTCTTTTGCATTGCCTGTAGAAGGCACAGAAACAAGAGTTAATGCTCAAGCACAAGCTTACGAATATATGACAGCATATATAGAAGCTGTTAAAGAG GTTGGGAGACAAGAAAATGCTATTGGATGGTATCACAGTCATCCTGGCTATGGATGTTGGTTATCAGGCATTGATGTATCTACTCAAATGCttaatcaaaattttcaagaaccATTTGTTGCTATTGTCATTGATCCTGTAAGAACAATTTCTGCTGGCAAAGTTTGTTTGGGTGCATTCAGAACTTATCCAAAA GGATATAAACCAGCAAATGAAGAACCATCGGAATATCAGACAATACCATTAAATAAAATCGAAGATTTTGGTGTGCATTGCAAACAATACTATTCTTTAGAAGTATCTTATTTTAAATCATCATTAGATAGAAGATTACTAGATTCTTTATGGAACAAATATTGGGTGAATACTCTCAGTTCTTCGAGCCTTTTAACAAATGCAGATTATACTACTGGACAAATATTCGATTTATCAGACAAGTTAGAACAGTCGGAAGTTGCGCTTGGAAGAGGATTTATTTTAGGTGGAACAGATCCCCATGATCGAAGTAcagtagaaaaattaattaaagctACAAGGGACAGTTGCAAAACTACAATTGAAATTATTCACGGTTTAATGGCACAAATAATTAAAGACAGATTATTTAATCAAGTTGGATGTAATCCTGTCGATTCTCAGCAGACAAACTAA